A window of Streptomyces sp. NBC_01224 genomic DNA:
CACCCGGGGGTGGCAAAACCAAGGACGCGACGGCAGAGGATGCGTTGCGAAGCGTGTGCGCCGGCTGCGCCAGATCGGGCCGCGCCACCGGGCCGTTCGCAGTCCGGATGTGATCGGCCGCCGGGACGACGCCCCGCGCCGCCCCCGGCCAGCAGACGCGAGCGGCCTGCCCGATGCGGCGCTTTTGAGCCGCTTCGGCCCGGCCCCTCCCCCGCGCCTCCCGGTAGTCCACCAGGACGCGGACGGCCGGAACCGTACAGGCCGCGTTCTCTCGTCCGCCTCGTGCGACGGGCGCGGGACCCCGTGCGGCACGTGGAGCGGTCCGACACCGGTGCCTGCTTCAGCCGGGCCGGCCGGGGCTCGTCCAGCGGCACGAGGCCGGCCTGTCCTCAGGTGCTTCATGTGTCCGCGAAATGCGGCACATGATCGAGATCACCGGCGGCCGGGCGCGTGGTGGAGCGCCCACCGACGAGGTGAACCGGCGTCGCAGGCGCTGTTCACCGGCCTGGGAGTTGAGTTGGCGACGTGCCGGATGTTCACCCCAGCCCGGTTTCACAGCAGACGGTCTCTGCGGCCCCGGCCTCGTCCCGCGGACAAGCCGCGGGGGACCCGGGCGCCGTGTTGTGTTCACTCGGGGCCCGACGGACGGGATCGCGGTCGCGGACCGCAGCCTGGAGGGATTTCACCCGGTCAGTGAGATCCGTGCCCAGAATGTGCGGCCGCCGCCGGTCTCCCGCCGCGTTCCCAGCGCCTGGGCGGACTGCGCGACCACCACCAGGCCTCGGCCGTACTCGTTGGCGTCGCCGGCACGGTGGGGGACGGACGATGTTCCCCCCTCGTCCTGGACTTCCACGAGGAGCCAGTCACCGTCCTTTTGCAGGCGACCGGTGATCGAGAGGCTGTCGGTGTGGACGATGGCGTTGGTTACCAGCTCAGAGAGCACGAGTAAGGCCACGCATCGGGCACCTTCGTCCGTTATACCCTCAAAGTCCATCCACAGCCGGGCCAGTTGGCGGCAGACCGGCACCGCTCGCTCCAGTGTCGGCACGCGGAACGAGGCCGGTCGTCCCGTAGGCCAGTCGTCGGCCAGGGCCCGGGCTGACGCCGTATTCGGCCACTGTTCAATCTCCTGGGGGGACAATGCGATCTGCGCCCCCGGCCAAGCAGTCGGCAGCATAGTTCTTCCTCTCTCGTCCTCGGCCTTGCTCAGGTGGCGGGGTGGCAGGTCTGCGCTTGCGGACACAACACGGCACAAGCCGCCGGCTTCGGATTGCCTGCCGTACCCGATGTGCCCGCCGGTCGCGGACCGCGCGGGAGCCCAGCGGGCGGTTCAGAGACGGGAAGCGGGGTGCACCCGTCCACCGCTGGTACGGCGGGCCGTACACGGGGTGAGCCGGGCCGCCCGCAGTCCCACATCCGCGGTGGTGCCGATCCCGGCCCGGATCGGCTGCGGCCCCCGGTGGCGGTGCCCGGACCGGTGCCGTCGAGGTCGTCCGTGCTGCCCCCGGTGGCACCACAGATGTGAGATGAACGGCGATCTCTCCGAGAAGGACGGCACCGGGCACCCGGATCCGCAGGAGCGGTCACGGTCGCGCAGACAGCCCCGACGCCCGGTGGTGATACGACCGTCCGGCCGGGACCGGCACCCCGAACGCCAGTCACCGAACGCGGTCCGGACGATGCCCGCCTCCGGCATGGAAGATGATTCGATGCCGTGGGAGGCAGCAGCCTCCGTGCTCCGGCAACGCCCCCGCGCCGTGCACGACGATGAGTAAATCGGCCGAGAACAGGGTGAGAGCGACAAGGTATCCGCCGTCGACTGGCGCTTCGCCGCGCCGACCGGAGCGGTCTCACCGCAGAACTCAGCATTCCGGTGCCGGGCGTCGGACGTCTGAAAAATCGCCAGGGAAGCGCGCATGGTGCCTCCAAAGAGGTCACATGGGCCGCCGCGCCAGTCGGCACCGGCTACTCGCACCGACTGGCGGATCCAAACCCCTCCCACGGGGGTGCCCATTGCGGCAGTCCCACCCGGCAGATCCCCAGGCTTTCACCTCACCTGGACAGCTACGAGAGAAATGAAAAGCCGCTCCCCCGGAGAGGGTGGGCGGCCCACCGGTTTGGATAGGGACAGTTATCCTCTCGGCCGCATATGACAGCAACAAAGCCGACAGGATGTCACCCGGATGGCGTAGTTGTGTCGATATCCCCGCACCGGACCGATCGAAGACTGCCCCGGGCAGGGCCGTCTTCAAGCATCCGGATGAAGTGGTTCACGCACGTGGGCAGCCCACGATGCCATGGAACCGATGCCACGCGGTGCAACGATTCTTCCTGGCGAATCGCTTCTTCTGGCTCCCTTTCACAGCCGTCTGCCACAGCTGTTCCTGGCGTGATCTGTTCGGCCTGATCACGTCGGGGAATTCGATGGCCGGTAACGCCCCATGACAGAGCCATAAGGCTTCACGACATCACGACCCTCTCGTTCTGCGGGGATGTGCACTTCGACACTGTGACCGGCACCCATGACTCGGCCGAAAACCGCACCGCCCCAGGCCAGATCACCCGCCACACCACGGACTACCCGGCCACGGACTGCGTGAGACAGACCCGCCAACTGCCGTGACCAGGCATGTCAGCACGTGCCGCACAGCCGGCCACCGACCCCGACCACCGCATCACGGTGGCCGTTTGACGCCGAGTCACGTAATGGAGCAGCCCCGGCGCTGCAGCAGATGAAGTCGCATACCGGCAAAGGGATCGGCCATGGAACCGACGCCCGAGCGACAGGCTTCCCGCGGCATCTTCACGTCGGGTGAGTGAGATCAGGCGATGCTCACCAGCCACAGGTGTATAACAATCGGCCATTTCCACGCTGCACCACCCGGCGCACCACCCGGCGCGCCACCCGGACCCCCGCAGAGCACATTCATGCGGAAAACAAAATTCCTTCCACATATAAGGCGATTGAGCCTGGACCTTGCAGATGAAACAAGAGATGACTCCTTGTCGCCACCGCATCGATTCAGCCAGATAGTTCCCCGGCTGAATACTGCCCGTACAGCCGGACGAACGTGAGGACAACAGGCACCGGACGGGCCTCGTGCAGGCCCCAGGCGTTCCGTTCCATCCGCCACTCCACCAATTTGGAAATTGAGTCGCTTCAGTCGCTGGAAGGAGTACGCGTGGTTCCTGAACCGCACCTGTGTGACAGCGACTCAGAGGAAAACTCCAGCGCCGGGCCCAACCCGGCCGCCCACCCCGCGGGCCGCCCGGCCCCGCCACGGGGCATCCGGTGGCGCAGGACGCAACAGCGGCCCTTCTGACGGCCGCGGTTCACACACATCCCGGGCCAGGAACACCGAATACTGCACATCGTCCAGCCCAAGATGCCTGCGGGCAGCTGCCGTCCCCTCGATCCGGGAGACCGTAGGTGAATCACGCACCCAGCCACGGCAACGGGCCGCTCCGCCCTCAACAAGCCGCACGCCGGACCCTGCCCGGCTCCCCCGCCGGCACCGTCCCGGCACAGGCCGCCAGGACAGCTGCGCCGACGGCGATGCGGGCAACCCGAGCACGGTCTGCTGCCCGATACCCTCGGCAACCGTGGCAACGCCAAACTGTTCGCCGCCCAGTACGGGCGGGACTTCAGACACGTGCCAGGCCTGGGCTGGCACCGGTGGTCCGTCTACCGGTGGGAGACCGACCAGGCCGGCACCGTACTGTGGGCGGCCGGCGGGATGGCCGCGCTGAGCTTCCCCGCCGGCAACGCGTCGCGCAGCTGGTCTCGCCCCGCCTACTCACTTCGAGGCGACCGCGCTGGCCACGAGGCGCGCCCAGGCCCGCGGGAAAATCCGAGCACGACCTGTCAGCGACATCGGCGGGCGTTGAGCCGGGCGGCCTGGCGCGTCAGGTGGTCGCGCTCGGCGAGGTTGGGTGCCTTGTGGGCCGCCTCGGCGTACAGCCGTGCCGCCGTCGCCACGTCGCCGTCGCGCTCGTGGAGGTACGCCGCCACCGCGGCGTGGCGGGGCAGTGAGGCGTCCAGCGCCGCGAGCGCCGCCAGGCCGGCGCGCGGTCCCTCGGCCTCGCCGACGGCGACCGCGCGGTTGAGCCGGACGACCGGGCTGTCGGTCAGGCGCGTGAGCTCGTCGTACCACTCGACGATCTGCACCCAGTCGGTCTCCTCGGCGGTGGGCGCGTCGGCGTGGAGTGCCGCAATGGCGGCCTGGGCCTGGAACTCGCCCAGCCGGTCGCGGGCAAGGGCCGCCTGCAGGATCTCGACGCCCTCGGCGATCGACTCGGTGTCCCACTGGCCGCGGTCCTGCTCGGCGAGCGGCACCAGGCTGCCGTCGGGCGCGGTCCGGGCGGCGCGCCGGGCGTGGTGGAGCAGCATGAGGGCGAGCAGCCCGGCCACCTCGGGGTGGTCGATCGCGGCCGCGAGGTGCCGGGTGAGCCGGATGGCCTCGGCGGCGAGGTCGACGTCGCCGGAGTAGCCCTCGTTGAAGACGAGGTAGAGGACGCGCAGCACGGTGGCGACGTCGCCGGGCCGGTCGAACCGCACGCCGGAGACGGTGCGCTTGGCTCT
This region includes:
- a CDS encoding ATP-binding protein, translated to MLPTAWPGAQIALSPQEIEQWPNTASARALADDWPTGRPASFRVPTLERAVPVCRQLARLWMDFEGITDEGARCVALLVLSELVTNAIVHTDSLSITGRLQKDGDWLLVEVQDEGGTSSVPHRAGDANEYGRGLVVVAQSAQALGTRRETGGGRTFWARISLTG
- a CDS encoding RNA polymerase sigma factor; the encoded protein is MDEVLLRSLTPSVLTVLVRRGADFAAAEDAVQDALVEALRVWAADPPRDAKGWLVTVAWRKFLDATRADAARRRREGRVEEEPAPGPAPAVDDTLKLYFLCAHPSLTPSSAVALTLRAVGGLTTRQIAQAYLVPEATMAQRISRAKRTVSGVRFDRPGDVATVLRVLYLVFNEGYSGDVDLAAEAIRLTRHLAAAIDHPEVAGLLALMLLHHARRAARTAPDGSLVPLAEQDRGQWDTESIAEGVEILQAALARDRLGEFQAQAAIAALHADAPTAEETDWVQIVEWYDELTRLTDSPVVRLNRAVAVGEAEGPRAGLAALAALDASLPRHAAVAAYLHERDGDVATAARLYAEAAHKAPNLAERDHLTRQAARLNARRCR